A single genomic interval of Leptotrichia trevisanii DSM 22070 harbors:
- a CDS encoding DNA alkylation repair protein produces MDFNKLYEEMIQHKNEEQAQRMSKYMLNKFEHIGIKTPERRKILKNFFKEYKNEEKIDWEFVNKCWENEYREFQYVAADYLKNMKDKLTIDDIPKFKWLILKKSWWDTIDNLDMTIGALALKNSNVNKILLEWSLDENIWLRRIAIDHQLLRKEKTNTELLEKILKNNLEQTEFFINKAIGWALRDYSKTNSEWVKNFIEENEEKMSKLSIKEAGKYL; encoded by the coding sequence ATGGATTTTAATAAACTTTATGAAGAAATGATTCAGCATAAAAATGAAGAACAGGCTCAAAGAATGTCAAAATATATGCTCAATAAATTTGAACATATTGGAATTAAGACACCGGAAAGACGGAAAATATTAAAAAATTTTTTTAAAGAATACAAGAATGAAGAAAAAATTGACTGGGAATTTGTAAATAAATGTTGGGAAAATGAGTACAGGGAATTTCAGTATGTTGCAGCTGATTATTTGAAAAATATGAAGGACAAATTGACGATAGATGATATTCCGAAGTTTAAATGGTTAATCTTGAAAAAATCGTGGTGGGATACGATAGACAATTTAGATATGACAATAGGAGCTTTGGCATTAAAGAATTCAAATGTGAATAAAATATTGCTGGAATGGAGTCTTGATGAAAATATTTGGCTTAGAAGAATTGCCATTGATCATCAGCTTTTGAGAAAAGAAAAAACAAATACTGAATTACTGGAAAAGATTTTAAAGAATAATTTGGAACAGACTGAATTTTTTATTAATAAGGCAATAGGCTGGGCATTGAGAGATTATAGTAAGACTAATTCTGAATGGGTAAAAAATTTTATTGAAGAAAATGAAGAAAAAATGTCAAAATTGAGTATTAAGGAAGCTGGTAAATATTTGTAA
- a CDS encoding FxLYD domain-containing protein yields the protein MKKILMIMGTALVLSSCGVVGAAGSIAGGTIKAAGTVTGAVIKTTGNIIGGIIGGNDGEINAKGVKYKFSKAKVENDGNTTIVTGVLTNSGSRKENVTIEIPCFDKKGTKVGDAVDSTDSIDKNKKWEFRAVLNSGDVKACKVKDAYVNTQ from the coding sequence ATGAAAAAAATATTAATGATAATGGGAACAGCTTTAGTTCTGTCATCTTGCGGAGTTGTTGGAGCGGCAGGAAGTATCGCTGGAGGTACGATTAAGGCAGCGGGAACTGTTACTGGTGCTGTAATTAAGACAACTGGGAATATTATTGGCGGAATAATCGGCGGAAATGATGGAGAAATTAATGCAAAAGGCGTTAAGTATAAATTTTCTAAGGCGAAAGTTGAAAACGATGGAAATACGACAATTGTAACAGGAGTTTTAACAAATAGTGGAAGCAGAAAGGAAAATGTTACTATTGAAATCCCTTGCTTTGATAAAAAGGGAACAAAAGTCGGAGATGCTGTGGATAGCACTGACTCCATTGATAAAAATAAAAAATGGGAGTTTAGGGCTGTTCTAAATTCGGGAGATGTAAAGGCGTGTAAAGTGAAGGATGCGTATGTAAACACTCAGTAA
- the ilvC gene encoding ketol-acid reductoisomerase yields MAGNILGTTVYYDADCDLSKLEGKKITVLGYGSQGHAHSLNLREGGFDVTVGLRKGSKSWDEATEAGFTVKETADAVKGADIVMILIPDEIQADVYAADIAPNLKEGAYIAFGHGFNIHFGKIVPREDISVFMVAPKGPGHLVRRTFQEGSGVPCLVAVYQDAKGDTMEVAKAWASAIGGGRSGILETTFKQETETDLFGEQAVLCGGVVELMKVGFEVLTEAGYDPVNAYFECLHEMKLIVDLIYEGGLATMRSSISNTAEYGDYITGPKIITAETKEAMKQVLTDIQSGKFANDFLADSKAGQPFLKEKRAEFANHGVEKVGAELRKLMPWIKK; encoded by the coding sequence ATGGCAGGAAATATTTTAGGAACAACAGTTTATTATGATGCTGATTGTGATTTGAGCAAATTGGAAGGTAAAAAAATTACTGTATTGGGATATGGTTCGCAAGGGCATGCACACTCTCTAAATTTGAGAGAAGGTGGATTTGATGTAACTGTTGGACTTAGAAAAGGTTCAAAATCTTGGGATGAAGCTACTGAAGCAGGATTTACAGTAAAAGAAACTGCAGATGCTGTAAAAGGTGCGGATATAGTTATGATTTTGATTCCAGATGAAATTCAGGCTGATGTATATGCGGCTGATATTGCACCAAACTTGAAAGAAGGGGCATATATCGCATTTGGACACGGATTTAATATTCATTTTGGAAAAATTGTTCCAAGAGAAGATATAAGCGTATTTATGGTTGCACCAAAAGGGCCTGGGCACTTGGTAAGAAGAACTTTCCAAGAAGGAAGCGGAGTACCTTGTCTAGTAGCTGTTTATCAAGATGCTAAAGGAGATACAATGGAAGTTGCCAAAGCATGGGCATCAGCTATTGGTGGAGGAAGATCAGGAATCCTTGAAACTACATTCAAGCAAGAAACAGAAACAGATTTATTTGGTGAACAAGCTGTATTGTGTGGTGGAGTAGTAGAACTTATGAAAGTAGGATTTGAAGTATTGACAGAAGCTGGATACGATCCTGTAAATGCTTATTTTGAATGCTTACACGAAATGAAACTTATTGTAGATTTGATTTATGAAGGTGGACTGGCTACAATGAGAAGCTCAATCTCAAATACTGCTGAATATGGAGATTACATCACAGGGCCAAAAATCATAACTGCTGAAACAAAAGAAGCTATGAAACAAGTATTAACAGATATCCAATCAGGAAAATTCGCAAATGACTTCCTGGCTGACTCAAAAGCGGGACAACCATTCTTAAAAGAAAAAAGAGCAGAATTTGCAAATCACGGTGTAGAAAAAGTTGGGGCTGAATTAAGAAAACTTATGCCTTGGATCAAAAAATAA